Proteins encoded by one window of Leptospira barantonii:
- a CDS encoding D-alanine--D-alanine ligase, whose protein sequence is MAKIAVFFGGSSTEHSISIRTGCFICKTLHAMGHSVKPILLTKDGGWVVPLEYRMLIPFESVNSPDLFREEFQKMNGVSKTDSVTHLDADIVFLGLHGGKGEDGTVQGFLGVLGIPYTGSGVTASAIAMDKTRANQIFLQSGQKVAPFFEISKLEFTNSPEAAVKKLIGLGFPQFLKPVEGGSSVSTHKISNKEQLAEQLVLMFETDSKIMSQSFLAGVEVSCGVLERYRNGLFQRIALPATEIVPGGEFFDFESKYKQGGSSEITPARISEAEMKKVQELAISAHESLGCRGYSRTDFIIVNGEPHILETNTLPGMTETSLIPQQAKAAGISMEEVFADLIEIGLKSSLH, encoded by the coding sequence TTGGCTAAGATCGCAGTCTTTTTTGGTGGCAGTTCTACGGAACACAGTATCTCGATTCGAACCGGATGTTTTATTTGTAAGACTTTGCATGCGATGGGGCATTCGGTCAAACCCATTCTCTTGACCAAGGATGGAGGCTGGGTGGTTCCTTTAGAATATCGGATGTTGATACCGTTTGAGTCAGTGAATTCTCCGGATTTGTTTCGGGAAGAATTTCAAAAAATGAACGGTGTTTCCAAAACCGATTCCGTCACACATCTCGACGCGGACATCGTATTTCTCGGTCTTCACGGAGGCAAGGGAGAAGACGGAACGGTCCAAGGTTTTTTGGGAGTTCTTGGAATTCCATACACGGGCTCCGGTGTTACGGCATCGGCGATCGCTATGGACAAAACCAGGGCCAATCAGATTTTTTTACAATCCGGTCAAAAGGTGGCTCCGTTCTTCGAGATCAGCAAGTTGGAATTTACGAATTCTCCCGAGGCCGCGGTGAAGAAACTGATCGGTTTGGGATTTCCGCAATTTTTAAAACCTGTGGAAGGCGGTTCCAGCGTTTCCACGCATAAGATTTCAAACAAGGAACAACTCGCAGAACAACTCGTGCTGATGTTCGAAACCGATTCCAAGATTATGAGCCAATCCTTTCTCGCGGGCGTCGAGGTTTCCTGCGGAGTTTTGGAGCGTTATAGAAACGGATTGTTCCAAAGAATCGCGTTACCCGCAACCGAGATCGTTCCCGGTGGAGAATTTTTCGACTTCGAATCCAAATACAAACAAGGCGGCTCCAGCGAAATCACTCCCGCGAGAATTTCGGAAGCGGAGATGAAAAAAGTTCAGGAACTCGCGATCTCGGCGCACGAATCGTTGGGTTGTAGGGGTTATTCCAGAACCGATTTTATCATCGTAAACGGCGAGCCACATATTTTGGAAACAAACACGTTGCCCGGAATGACGGAGACGAGTTTGATTCCACAGCAGGCAAAGGCGGCCGGAATTTCCATGGAAGAAGTGTTTGCCGATCTGATCGAGATTGGGCTTAAAAGTTCACTTCACTGA
- the metW gene encoding methionine biosynthesis protein MetW, which yields MTPLEKKTSIDLALKERPDFAYILNLIPSGSRVLDLGCGNGTLLYLLKEKGIRGQGIEKDEDCIVECIQRGVYVHHGDIDEGLEHHQDKRFDFVILNQTIQETRNPGEILKESLRIGKKVIVAFPNFGHWNVRWTILTTGKTPVTDLLPYRWFNTPNLHFLSVLDFVEFCEIQKFKIEDKAYFRDKSRVRIFPNFFSKLALFVIS from the coding sequence ATGACCCCTCTTGAAAAAAAGACATCCATCGATCTTGCTCTGAAAGAAAGACCTGACTTCGCATACATTCTCAATTTGATTCCTTCGGGTTCGAGGGTTTTGGATTTGGGATGTGGAAACGGAACGTTACTCTATCTTTTAAAAGAGAAAGGGATTCGCGGTCAGGGAATCGAAAAAGACGAGGATTGTATCGTGGAATGTATTCAACGCGGAGTTTACGTTCATCACGGAGACATCGACGAGGGTTTGGAGCACCATCAAGACAAACGGTTTGATTTCGTCATTCTAAACCAGACGATCCAGGAAACGAGAAATCCCGGCGAAATTTTAAAAGAATCCTTACGAATCGGCAAGAAGGTCATCGTTGCGTTTCCGAATTTCGGCCATTGGAACGTTCGTTGGACAATCTTGACGACCGGAAAAACGCCCGTTACGGATCTACTTCCGTATCGTTGGTTCAACACTCCGAACCTTCACTTTCTTTCGGTGCTCGATTTCGTCGAATTTTGCGAGATCCAAAAATTCAAGATCGAAGACAAGGCGTATTTCAGAGACAAGTCCAGGGTGAGAATTTTTCCAAACTTTTTCTCCAAGCTTGCGCTTTTTGTGATATCTTAA